The stretch of DNA AGCCCAGCCATGACGACAGTGAGCACACCCATGTTACGCATCAATTCCAAGCTCGGAACGTTGCCGGTGAGCGTATCAAGCTGGGCTTGGATGGCAACAAGACGCTCAGCTGACGCTGCATAAATTAATGCGAAAACTGAGGCCACAACCTGCACTGCTGCGGCGAGTACCAGCAGTCTTGCTGCTGCGGTCACCAGCTTCGGGGNTGCAGGCTGAGGGCTCCCTGTCGCTTTGTCCAAGAAGGCGCCCAGCCCAGNGAATTTTGGCGGAGTGGCCATGATGGTCCTTCGGTTTTAGCCCCAGTGTGNGGGTTTGTTCTCGCGCAGCCATGCATCATGGCCGCGATCAGAGGCGGAGTCGCCCCAGGTATGGTCGGCGTCGTGAGGTGCTTCCTTTGGCAGTACTGGCGAATCCGGGGACTCTCCTGCCGTCTTCTCGGATTGCCCCTCTGCCTCTTCGCTACCTTTGTCCTCTGCCTGCTCACTCACAGCCGTCTCGCTTTCTGCAATAACTTCCACTCGTTGCGGTTCCCCAGCCAAATCTGTCCCGCCAGTTACCGCGGAATCCGAAATGATGGCATCCTCCGCAGAAACATCTGCCGCTTCAACCACTGGTGGTGCAGTATCTGTTGATTCAGCTTCTGCTGCTGCCGGGCCACCGTCGGCTCCCGCCTCCGTGACTCGCCCGCTGCGGCGTCGAGAACGGGGCGAATCGATCACGGCCGTCATTGACGGATCAAGGGATACGCCCATGAGGGAGGACAAATCGTTGTCCCCTGAGGTGGAGTCCAAGCCAAGGTACCGGCCAATTTGATCGGCACAGCTTGAGGGGTCGGTAAAGACTTCAATGGTCCACAGTGGCACATAGCGCCATCCCAGACGTTCAAGCATTTGCGGACGCANATGGCTGCGCTCGCGCACACTCATGTTCTGGTATTTGGCTGTACCATCGGATTCCACGGCAACAGGGACTGGGACTTCGTGTTCTTGAAGGCCCAGCAGTGCAATGGGGTCAGNGGCCGCGGCCATGTCCAAGGCGCCGTCGTAATGGTGCCATACACGCGCACCACGGGCACGGAGCCTGTCGGCAAGATCCGCCACCAAGGNGTCTTCTCCCGTTTCCCGTTCGCTGTCTAGGGCTCGTGTGGCTGGGGTGCCCAGCAAAGAGTTCCCGGCAAGCTCGCGGTCAAGGAGTTCAAAGAAATCAAGGGCACCAAAACTCAACCTGCTTTCATCCAAATCCTCCGGACGGAAACACGTGACAATGTGAATGTGGGTCCGGGCCCGGGTCATGGCCAGAGCAAACTTGGCCCGACCGTCAGGCTCAGAGAGCGGGCCAAATCCGTGCAAAGCACGGCCGTGCGGCGTGCGCCCATAACCAAGAGAGAAGATGACCCTATCCCGGACTAAACCGGCAGCCCGGTCCACGGTGACAACCCGGAATGACTCAGGTCCCGAAGCGANAAATTCTGTGAGCAGCGGGTGGTTCGCCATGTGCACTCGGATGGCCTGGGCCACTCTGACTGCATGACGATCGCTGGCTGTGATGATCGCCAACGATTCCCGCGGACGAACCCTTGCATGCTCGAAGACCAAGTCAACAATGCGGTTGACCTCGGCAACCACCGATTCCACGCCGCCGTCGCCAGCCCTGGCAGCCCCTTNGCCATCAGGCAGGTAATCAACCGTCAGCGCATGTTCAAGGCCCGTCACTGCACGGCCGTCAGGCAACCGTTCCAGCTGCGAATCGTAGAAACCGGTACTGAGCTGACGGATAAGGTCTTCATCCACAGCACGGTAGGAGACTGTGAGGCGCTGGCGTGGAAGAATCCGCGAAAGCGCACCAAAGACACTTTCCAAAGGGTGCTGCTCAGTGCCACGAGTTTCTGCGGAGGCAACAGCCACCGTGAAACTCTTCGGGCAGGCAGTTTGCTCGTCACCAAAGGCAATCACTTGCTCGGCTCGGGCCAAGGCTGGCAATGCCGACTGCAAGGAGGTGGACTCTGCATCTAGAATGACGACGGCGTCGAAGCGGTAGTCTGCTGGGACGGCTGAAGGGACAACCAGCGGACTCAGCACAAATACAGGTGCTAAATTACGCAGCAAGTCAGGTGCTTGGGCGCTCAACGCCGCAAGGGAAACCCTTCCGTCCTTCAACACATTGCGTAGCATCTCGCCCTGCCGGTTGCGTCCGGCGAGGACCTTGGCCCACTCCTGGGCCAGCCGCCAGCGGATCCGCCCGGGCCCGGAAGCAACATGTGTTTGGTCAGCCAAACGGAACTCAGCTTCCAAGCGGCGCAGGTTCTCGCCGTCGGACATGGCAAGGTATTCATCCCCGCTGATCATGGCCTCCAGCACTGACTGCCACCACGCAAGCTCAAGCTCAGCGCCAGTTTGTTCAGCAAGTACCTCGCGCCGGCCCAAATCGTCAAGCAATTCACCCAGACCCTGCTCACGCATGCCTTCAAGTAGCAACGTGCGCTCGGGCAGTGTTTCCAAGGAATCCTTAGAATCAACCAATGCTTCAAGGCGTCCCACCAGCTCACCCGCGTTGAAATTCAGCAGGTCCCCGCCATCAACGGTGCGCTCCAAAACGGCGCCGAGGGTCATGAGCTTCTCGCGCAGGCTCATGTACGTACGGCTCAGCTCAGCCAAACCAGAGGGAACCGTTGGGTGGCGTTTGCTGGTGGCGGTCTCGGCCCAGAGGGTGCTTTGCTCGTTGACAAGCAACAAGGAGGCGTGGAGGTCCGCAATTTGCACACCCGGACGCACCAAGTCCTTGGCGTTGCGGCGGAACCGCGCCCGCTGGAGGGCCGGCATCTCAACGCCTCGCTCACGGCGCCACGCCGCAGTGGCGGTGGCGGCGATCATCTCATCGGTTGACCAATCGAAAATATCGGCGTTGAACTTGTCCAGACTTTCACGGATTGCAACCAACATATTCAGCTGGCGTCCCCACTGGGCGAACGAGTTACCCTCGCGGATCTGGCCAAACTTGGCCACCTCGCGCATTTNTTCGGCAAAACCAGGCACTTGTTCGTGCAGCTGTTCAGCCAATGAATAAGCGGTTTCCGTCTCTTTGCGTGTCACCATGCGGGCGCCGTGCCAGGCACTACTCACGGCAGCCTGGCTGAACCCGCCCAGGGACGCGGCCCGGCGCAAGCGCCCCGTCAGCTCTTTGCGGTCACGGATACTATCAAGCACACTACGCTTGAGCCGGACCGTGGTGGCGGGTGCAGGGTGGATCGAGGTCAGTTCAGCCAAGGACTGCATGGCCTGGTAAGGAGAGCACCNCCAGCGTTCACGAACATTGTGCAAACTGGCCACATGATCAACCAGCTGATGGCGGTGGTCCACCAATGTTTCATGCAGGCTTTCAAGCTTCGGCTCGGTGGCCTTTTCATTGCGGGTGATGGCCCGGATCAATTGTGACTTGATCTGCTGTGGTCCGGTTTGTGCACTTAACTGCAGCAACAAGGAATCAAGGTCATGATCGCCAAGGATTTGAGCAAGCTCATTCAGCGTTCCCCGGCGCTCACCCACCACCAGCACACTCTTGCCATCGTGGACGAGCTGGCTGATCGCATTGACGGCCGTCTGGGTCTGGCCGGTACCAGGCGNGGTGGAGACGAGCACTGATTCGCCATTGCGGATCATGTCAAGGACATACTGTTGCTGCGGATCGGCGTCGCGCACCAAGATTTCATCTTCTGGGTGGCGGTCATCCAACGCGGCAAACCGGGTGAAGTCAGGCTCAAGTTCAACAGGCAGAACATCGTCACCAATATGGCGCTGCAGCCGTTCAAGTAGCTCATTGCCGGCGATCAAGGCGGGGTCCTGCAAATTCTCTGCCAGGAACGCGAAGCTCGACACTACGAGGTCGTGTTCCACCGTGGCCTCTGGGATCGGGGCAAGCAACGTCCGGACGCGGTCTAAGACGGGCGCCGGGTCAAAACGTGCAGTGCTGTACGCCAGCCGGCCAAGTGCTGCGGCGTCAAGATGAATATTGGCGTGTGCGGCTAGGTGCTTGACCAGTGCCGGATTTATCTGGGCTTGCTCCATCAGCTGGAGTTCGTAGTCGTCCTGACCGGGACGGACGGTAAGTGCCACAGCGGCTAGCAACACTGGTGCGCAGATGTCACCACTATTTTGACCAGCAACGGCAGACCAGCGGGCCATACCGGCGCCGAGGTATCCGACGTCGATCCCGCGATCGGTGCTGAGCTCGAAAATTTTGGCACGCAAAGCGGCGGCGGCTTTCTTAGCTTCCGCGTAATGCTCGGGTTCACGAATCAACGTGGAGAGGCGGGTTTTGCGGCCAGCCAGAAGCTGAGCAAGGCCCGACGGATGGGCGTGCGTGAGTGCGATGCTGCCGTNGCCTGGTTTTACGAAGGCAAGGGCAGTGTCGGCGCCGGAATAGGAGTCCAAGCCAGCAAGCCAGGTTTGGAGTTCCACTGAACTCGCATTGGGGCCTGTAACTTCGGACACGGGTGCCTTCTTCTCTGCACTTGAGCGAAACGGTCTTGACCATACTGACATGTAAATTAGGCTATCGCTCCCAGCCTGACATTGCTTGTTCGGCACACTGGAGGGCACCATATTTAGCCTGAATTTACAGGCTTTGGCGCCTCCAACGCCCCTAACGGGGATTACTCCCACTCAATAGTTCCCGGCGGCTTGGACGTGACGTCCAGAACTACCCGGTTAACGCCTTCGACCTCGTTGGTGATCCGGTTGGAGATCTTAGCCAACAGGTCGTACGGCAGGCGTGACCAGTCAGCCGTCATGGCATCTTCGGAGGACACCGGGCGCAGCACAATCGGGTGGCCGTAGGTGCGTCCATCGCCCATGACGCCAACACTGCGCACGTCAGCGAGCAGCACAACCGGCATCTGCCAAACCTCGTTATCCAGACCAGCTGCAGTCAGCTCGGCGCGGGCAATCGCGTCTGCCTTGCGCAACAGTTCCAGGCGTTCGCCGGTGATTTCGCCGACGATCCGGATGCCCAACCCTGGGCCGGGGAATGGCTGACGGCCAACTATTTCAGCGGGCAAGCCCAGCTCGGCACCGACTGCGCGAACTTCGTCCTTAAACAAGGCACGCAACGGCTCAACGAGTTCAAAGCGCAGGTCCTCAGGCAACCCGCCCACATTGTGGTGACTCTTGATGTTGGCAGCACCTTCACCACCGCCGGATTCCACAACATCGGGGTAGAGGGTGCCTTGAACCAGGAACTTGATCTCTTCACCTTCGGAAGCGGCCTCGGCCATGATGGCGCGTTCGGCTTCCTCGAAGGCGCGGATGAATTCTCGGCCAATGATCTTGCGTTTGGTCTCCGGATCAGAGACACCGGCCAGGGCGTTCAGGAAACGGTCCTGCTCGTTGGCCACGTAGAGCTTAGCTCCAGTAGAAGCCACAAAGTCCAGTTCTACTTGCTCAGCCTCACCTTGGCGCAGCAAACCGTGGTTCACGAAGACACACGTGAGCTGATCGCCAACGGCGCGCTGCACCAGGGCCGCTGCCACTGCGGAGTCGACTCCACCGGAGAGACCACAAATGACCTGGGCGTCGCCGATCTGTGCCTTGATGCGGTCAACCTGCTCATCAAGAATGGACGTGGCAGTCCAATTCTTTTCCAACTTGGCGCCGTTGAACAAGAAGTTCTCCAGCACCGTCTGGCCGAACTCGGAGTGCTTGACTTCGGGGTGCCACTGGACGCCAAAGAGGCACTTTTCTTCATTAGCAAAAGCAGCAACTGGCGCCCCGTGCGATGATGCCAGTACGTCAAAGCCTTCAGGGGCTTNTTGCACACTGTCGCCATGGCTCATCCAGGTGGTCTGATCCGTGCCTGTTGAGCTGAGGATTGAGCGGCTCTCGCCGATGAGTTGCACCTGCGTTGCACCATATTCGCGCAAACCTGTTTCGGCGACTGTTCCGCCCAGGGCTGCTGCCATGGCTTGGAAGCCATAGCAAATGCCCAGAACCGGAATACCGGCTTCAAAGAGGTCTGCACCAACGCTTGGTGCGCCCTCAGAGTAGACGCTTGAGGGTCCTCCGGAGAGGATGATGGCAGCTGGGTNTTTAGCCAGCAACTGCGCAGTTGTATAGGTATGCGGCACGATTTCCGAGTACACATTGGCCTCACGCACGCGGCGCGCAATCAGCTGGGCATACTGGGCTCCGTAGTCCACAACCAGGACGGGCTTCTGGGAAGTCTGGGCCTTAGCGGGATTAGTCACCCTATAATCTTAACCACGGCGGCGCCACCTTGTCGCTGTGCTGCTCTTTCAGTGACGAGTTACTCAAAACGTTCGTCATGGCCGGGATATTTTGAGCGGATCAGTAACGCTTTCCTGCCTTTGGATTCGCTGCAACTTCGGCCAATACTTCCTTGTGGATCTTAGTTTCAACAATGAATGACAGGAACGGAACCACACCACCAAGGGCAATCAAGACCAGCTTGCCGAAGGGCCACCGCATCAACGTCCACAAGCGGAAATCAGCAATGAGGTAAGCAACGTACATCCAACCGTGGATGATCAGGACCATGGTTGAGAGGTTCACGCCACCGGTGACTGCCATGACACCGCCATCAATGTTGACAAGGCCTAGGCCGTGCGCCAGTCCGGCGGTATCGGTGCCACCTGCCACCAGGACACTCTGGAAGCCGTAGCGCAGCACGAGTTCCACGACCAGCAGCAGCAGCATGGTTCCAGTGGCATACGCGAGGACTTTGTAAAACTTCAAGGCGCTGAGAATCTGCGCTGGCGTGCNCCCGAAGCGCCGCTTAGGGTGGGNCTTGCTTGCCGGGGATGTCCCTGCAGCTGGGGTGGTGCTTGACTTTGTATTCTTGGACTCGGTCACGGTGCCGATTCTCCTCAATCTGTGCTTGGTTTCAGATTTGTGTCTGGTTTCAGGCTGACCGAATTTCAGGCGGACCGAGAATCCGGTCTGTGCAGTTGTTCAGTCAGTGCAAAAGTTCTTGCCTAGGCAAACTTCGGTTCTTGGCGGATCATCACTTTGTGTGGGTGCAGTCTCCGGCTCAGTGCCGCTGGTGTGTCCGACGTCGGAGCCGTCACCTTCGTCGTCTTCGTCGTCATTGTCGTCATTGTCGATGTCGANAAGTTCGTCTTGATCGCGGCGGTAGTCATCCGCAACCAGGCGCCACCACATGAACACGGCAAAGCCAGCAAACACCACCCACTCGATGGCGTAGAAAATATTCAGCCAATTGACCTTGTTGTTTTGGTCGGTGGCGGTCACTGTGATTGGAACCAGAGTCCCCTTCTGCGTGGAAGCACCCACTTGCTGGCCGTCGAGGACTTCAGTGTGGGAGACGATGAAGGCTGAATAGGTTGTCACCGACCAAATGTTGGTCAGTTCAGCAGAGGACAACGTGCCAATCTGTCCCTGCGGAAGCCCCTTCTTTAGCTCAGGACCCTCGGAGTTGAGCAGCCTGCCTTCAAGCATGATGGTTCCGGCCGGTGCTGCAGGGATGTTCTCAGGGGATGCAATCCAGCCACGGGCTACTGGGATCACGGCTTCCTTGGTCGCGGCGACACCGCTAATGGTTGGGGCACCCTTCACCTGAAATGCGGTGACTACCCAGTATCCCACGTTGCCGTCTTGGAGCCGGGAAGGTACCAGAACTTGCTTGGTGGGATCGAACTCTCCCTTGCCCGTGACAAGTTGCCCTTCAACATCACCCATCATGGGTTCACCCGGGCNGATGGTATCCAACAGTGGCTGGACTTGTTCAGTGACCGAGGGCGGAGCGACGTCCTTCTGCAGTGAACGGGAGAACTGCCACTGGCTCAGCAGGACTAGGACGGCAGCCACAGCGAGCGTAAACACCAGCGCGGCTATCCATTTTGGCTTNNTAATGGCAGTTTTCAACACATATCAACGGTACTTCGTAAGCATGTAGAACAGCGAATGCACTTTGAAAGCCGCCTCCTGTTTGCCTCACGCCCTCCCTGATTCTGGTACATCGTGGCAGCGATTTTCAGGACGAGCTGTGGGAGGGTGTGGATGGGCCCACGCGCCCGAGGGACCCGCTGCGAGCTTGCGAGCTGTGGGAGGGTGGATGGGCCCACGCGCCCGAGGGACCCGCTGCGAGCTTGCGAGCTGTGGGAGGGCGTGGGATTAGTGGTCGAAGAACACCAAGGTTGAGTTGATCAGCTCGGCGATTACCTCAGCATCGTGTGCCCGGCGCAGCGACTCGCGGAAGTTCTCTTTGAACAAGGAACGGGCCAGCGTGGCAAGGACTTCCAAGTGGGCTGAGAATGAGCTGTCGGGGGTGGCGATGAGCAAGATCACTGTGGCAGGGCCGTCGACGGCACCAAAATCCAGGCTGTGGTCGAACTTGGTGATGCCTACGGCGATGGATATTTCCTTGACGTATTGGCTTCTGGCGTGTGGGAGGCCAACCCCACCCGGTAAGCCTGTGGCCATCTGGTGTTCTCGCGCATTCACATCACGCAAGAAGCCGTCAAGGTCACTGACCCTGCCTTGTTCGAACATTTTAGCCGCTAATTGGGCCGCAGCGTCCTCTTTGGAATCTGCCACCATTTCCAAAATCACCAACCCGGNGTTGGTCAGTTCCATCTCATAGCGTTCCAGCGAACCCGATGTCATTAGTACCTTTCGGCTGCGTTTTAAGGGCTGTTTCCCGCCCTAGTCTAGCCTCACCGTCCGTGATGCCAAGGGAGTGCACAGCACTAGATGTTAAAGCCCGAGCGCCCCGGTCCGCAGAGGACGGGGGCGCTCGAGGAACAACGGCTGACGCTATAAAACTAGGGAGAAACAATGACCTCTACGCGCTGGAATTCCTTCAGATCGGAGTAGCCGGTGGTGGCCATCGAACGGCGCAGGGCACCGATCAGGTTGGAGGTTCCGTCGGCCTGGTGCGCCGGTCCGTACAGCACCTCTTCCAAGGTTCCCACGGTACCCATGTTCACGCGGTGTCCGCGCGGGAGTTCCTGGTGGTGGGCCTCGGCGCCCCAGTGCCAGCCCTGACCGGGAGCCTCAGCCGCACGGGACAATGCTGCCCCGAGCATGACGGCGTCAGCTCCCATGGCAATCGCCTTGACGATGTCTCCGCTGGAGCCCATGCCAC from Arthrobacter polaris encodes:
- a CDS encoding SURF1 family protein, which produces MFTLAVAAVLVLLSQWQFSRSLQKDVAPPSVTEQVQPLLDTIXPGEPMMGDVEGQLVTGKGEFDPTKQVLVPSRLQDGNVGYWVVTAFQVKGAPTISGVAATKEAVIPVARGWIASPENIPAAPAGTIMLEGRLLNSEGPELKKGLPQGQIGTLSSAELTNIWSVTTYSAFIVSHTEVLDGQQVGASTQKGTLVPITVTATDQNNKVNWLNIFYAIEWVVFAGFAVFMWWRLVADDYRRDQDELXDIDNDDNDDEDDEGDGSDVGHTSGTEPETAPTQSDDPPRTEVCLGKNFCTD
- a CDS encoding DUF3817 domain-containing protein — its product is MTESKNTKSSTTPAAGTSPASKXHPKRRFGXTPAQILSALKFYKVLAYATGTMLLLLVVELVLRYGFQSVLVAGGTDTAGLAHGLGLVNIDGGVMAVTGGVNLSTMVLIIHGWMYVAYLIADFRLWTLMRWPFGKLVLIALGGVVPFLSFIVETKIHKEVLAEVAANPKAGKRY
- the guaA gene encoding glutamine-hydrolyzing GMP synthase gives rise to the protein MTNPAKAQTSQKPVLVVDYGAQYAQLIARRVREANVYSEIVPHTYTTAQLLAKXPAAIILSGGPSSVYSEGAPSVGADLFEAGIPVLGICYGFQAMAAALGGTVAETGLREYGATQVQLIGESRSILSSTGTDQTTWMSHGDSVQXAPEGFDVLASSHGAPVAAFANEEKCLFGVQWHPEVKHSEFGQTVLENFLFNGAKLEKNWTATSILDEQVDRIKAQIGDAQVICGLSGGVDSAVAAALVQRAVGDQLTCVFVNHGLLRQGEAEQVELDFVASTGAKLYVANEQDRFLNALAGVSDPETKRKIIGREFIRAFEEAERAIMAEAASEGEEIKFLVQGTLYPDVVESGGGEGAANIKSHHNVGGLPEDLRFELVEPLRALFKDEVRAVGAELGLPAEIVGRQPFPGPGLGIRIVGEITGERLELLRKADAIARAELTAAGLDNEVWQMPVVLLADVRSVGVMGDGRTYGHPIVLRPVSSEDAMTADWSRLPYDLLAKISNRITNEVEGVNRVVLDVTSKPPGTIEWE
- a CDS encoding PTS sugar transporter subunit IIA; its protein translation is MTSGSLERYEMELTNXGLVILEMVADSKEDAAAQLAAKMFEQGRVSDLDGFLRDVNAREHQMATGLPGGVGLPHARSQYVKEISIAVGITKFDHSLDFGAVDGPATVILLIATPDSSFSAHLEVLATLARSLFKENFRESLRRAHDAEVIAELINSTLVFFDH
- a CDS encoding DUF4011 domain-containing protein; translated protein: MSVWSRPFRSSAEKKAPVSEVTGPNASSVELQTWLAGLDSYSGADTALAFVKPGXGSIALTHAHPSGLAQLLAGRKTRLSTLIREPEHYAEAKKAAAALRAKIFELSTDRGIDVGYLGAGMARWSAVAGQNSGDICAPVLLAAVALTVRPGQDDYELQLMEQAQINPALVKHLAAHANIHLDAAALGRLAYSTARFDPAPVLDRVRTLLAPIPEATVEHDLVVSSFAFLAENLQDPALIAGNELLERLQRHIGDDVLPVELEPDFTRFAALDDRHPEDEILVRDADPQQQYVLDMIRNGESVLVSTXPGTGQTQTAVNAISQLVHDGKSVLVVGERRGTLNELAQILGDHDLDSLLLQLSAQTGPQQIKSQLIRAITRNEKATEPKLESLHETLVDHRHQLVDHVASLHNVRERWXCSPYQAMQSLAELTSIHPAPATTVRLKRSVLDSIRDRKELTGRLRRAASLGGFSQAAVSSAWHGARMVTRKETETAYSLAEQLHEQVPGFAEXMREVAKFGQIREGNSFAQWGRQLNMLVAIRESLDKFNADIFDWSTDEMIAATATAAWRRERGVEMPALQRARFRRNAKDLVRPGVQIADLHASLLLVNEQSTLWAETATSKRHPTVPSGLAELSRTYMSLREKLMTLGAVLERTVDGGDLLNFNAGELVGRLEALVDSKDSLETLPERTLLLEGMREQGLGELLDDLGRREVLAEQTGAELELAWWQSVLEAMISGDEYLAMSDGENLRRLEAEFRLADQTHVASGPGRIRWRLAQEWAKVLAGRNRQGEMLRNVLKDGRVSLAALSAQAPDLLRNLAPVFVLSPLVVPSAVPADYRFDAVVILDAESTSLQSALPALARAEQVIAFGDEQTACPKSFTVAVASAETRGTEQHPLESVFGALSRILPRQRLTVSYRAVDEDLIRQLSTGFYDSQLERLPDGRAVTGLEHALTVDYLPDGXGAARAGDGGVESVVAEVNRIVDLVFEHARVRPRESLAIITASDRHAVRVAQAIRVHMANHPLLTEFXASGPESFRVVTVDRAAGLVRDRVIFSLGYGRTPHGRALHGFGPLSEPDGRAKFALAMTRARTHIHIVTCFRPEDLDESRLSFGALDFFELLDRELAGNSLLGTPATRALDSERETGEDXLVADLADRLRARGARVWHHYDGALDMAAAXDPIALLGLQEHEVPVPVAVESDGTAKYQNMSVRERSHXRPQMLERLGWRYVPLWTIEVFTDPSSCADQIGRYLGLDSTSGDNDLSSLMGVSLDPSMTAVIDSPRSRRRSGRVTEAGADGGPAAAEAESTDTAPPVVEAADVSAEDAIISDSAVTGGTDLAGEPQRVEVIAESETAVSEQAEDKGSEEAEGQSEKTAGESPDSPVLPKEAPHDADHTWGDSASDRGHDAWLRENKPXHWG